The stretch of DNA AACTTAGCATTAACAGGAAGATATGGTTTAACTTCAACATTGTAGTGGTCAGTTTGATAAGGTTAGTTTTCTTGTAGCTACTGTTTTGGTTGAGTTGCAATTCTGACTTGGCAATTTTAGATAGTTTCCGCCAACAGCTTGGTCTAATTAAGTAGTTAAAGCTGGGTGATTTTCCTGGAAAGCAATCAGAAAGGATCATCATTCCAGAGAACGCTTTGCAATTGCAATAATAATAATAATAATACCAAGCAAGTTATTGTTTAAAAAATTAACATAAAAATATTTTTTAATTACAAAGCCAAGAAAAACCTTATTTTTATGACCTAAGTCAATACCATTATGCCTACGCGCGCGCCCTTTACCACCCTTATGCTCTTCGCTGTACTCTCCGTGGTCGGATGGGGCTTGTTGCCTTTGCTGAACGTGCAGTATATCCCTAGTCCGCCGGGAGGCCAATTGCGGGTGAGCTACCAATGGGCGGGCTTTAGCGGTTCGTAATCCAAATTTATTATTTGATAAATAGACTTCTCATTATTCGATTTTGCATAGTCCCAAAAAGCTAAGCCCGTTGAAGTAGATATCATTCCGATTGGAGGAAAATATGGAGATAGTGTAAGTTCACTTAAAGTGACGAAATCTTCATTAATAATACTCAAGTTAAACTTTATTCCAGGGAAGTCTTCTTCCTTAAATCCGCTCATTAAGTAGTATTTTTGTTTATTCGGATTGTAATACAAGCTCATATACTGAGTATATCTATTCACATAAGCAACCATGGCTGTTTCATCCCCGGTATGGCCTGTAAATGGTGCCATTTTTTTATAAAACATAGATCTACAATCGTGTGAACTTACCATTTCTGACTCCAAATCATACGATATTAGTTGGGGACTGTTTGAAAATCCAACTACTACCTTTTTCCCATTATATGCAAAAAAAGATTTATTGGAAAAGCCAAAACACTGTTTTCTATAGGCTTCTGGATAATACAATGGAAGGAGTTCTACATTTCTATCTTCAAGTGAAACCTTTGCACAAACCGCACTCTCATAAAATTCAGGGATAACCCACTGGTCATGCTTGGTGTGGCGAGTAGGAATTATCAAAACATTTTGCGGGCCGTAAAAATAAATAGGCCTACCTTTTCCTGGAGCCAGGATTTGTTCCGAAAAATCAATACCTCTTAATTTAGAGGTGGCTGTTTGATTTATAGCA from Saprospiraceae bacterium encodes:
- a CDS encoding DUF4221 family protein codes for the protein MFTKHYGRNCARIYLIISAQLVYFLIVIFACQEVSPEKEEVDSLEKDGHQISFDSVTFFKKLDRKIKKFKKEGGLFEFAGEVTLDIGHEYIGRYDISHYAEHSNPATLIGYNNTLHSLEIVDWDNQNIVTSLRLDREGPNGMRNVVGVFYHNPDSIFVLSDFHLLLMNINGEIKLNYAINQTATSKLRGIDFSEQILAPGKGRPIYFYGPQNVLIIPTRHTKHDQWVIPEFYESAVCAKVSLEDRNVELLPLYYPEAYRKQCFGFSNKSFFAYNGKKVVVGFSNSPQLISYDLESEMVSSHDCRSMFYKKMAPFTGHTGDETAMVAYVNRYTQYMSLYYNPNKQKYYLMSGFKEEDFPGIKFNLSIINEDFVTLSELTLSPYFPPIGMISTSTGLAFWDYAKSNNEKSIYQIINLDYEPLKPAHW